Proteins encoded together in one Bosea sp. (in: a-proteobacteria) window:
- a CDS encoding aldo/keto reductase translates to MDYRRLGRSGLEVSPLCLGTMMFGGPTDEAASRRIIDHARAAGINFIDTADSYNDGRSEEVTGRAIAGHRHDWVLATKVANKTAPGPMNGGLSRRWIMRACEDSLRRLGTGTIDIYYLHKEDHATPLTETVHALADLVRQGKIRHFGVSNHRSWRLAEICRLCDEAGIDRPVVSQPYYNAMNRMPEVEHLPACGYFGLGVASYSPLARGVLTAKYTAGQAPAEDSRAGRGDKRIMQSEWREESLVIARTIREHAARKGLTPVQFAVRWVLNNAFVTAAIAGPRTFEQWEGYLSALDAGFDAEDEALIDRLVPPGHPSTPGYSDPAYPLEGRVSRV, encoded by the coding sequence ATGGACTATCGCCGTCTCGGCCGCTCCGGCCTCGAGGTCTCGCCGCTGTGCCTGGGCACGATGATGTTCGGCGGTCCGACCGACGAGGCGGCCTCGCGCCGGATCATCGACCATGCGCGCGCGGCCGGCATCAATTTCATCGACACCGCCGATTCCTACAATGACGGCCGCTCGGAAGAGGTCACCGGCCGCGCCATCGCCGGCCATCGCCATGACTGGGTGCTGGCGACCAAGGTCGCCAACAAGACGGCGCCGGGGCCGATGAACGGCGGGCTGTCGCGCCGCTGGATCATGCGCGCCTGCGAGGACAGCCTGCGCCGGCTCGGCACCGGGACGATCGACATCTACTACCTCCACAAGGAGGACCATGCGACGCCGCTGACGGAGACGGTGCACGCGCTCGCCGATCTGGTGCGCCAGGGCAAGATCCGGCATTTCGGCGTCTCGAACCACCGGTCCTGGCGGCTGGCCGAGATCTGCCGGCTCTGCGACGAGGCGGGCATCGACCGTCCCGTCGTCAGCCAGCCCTATTACAACGCGATGAACCGCATGCCGGAGGTCGAGCACCTGCCGGCCTGCGGCTATTTCGGCTTAGGGGTGGCCTCCTATTCGCCGCTGGCGCGCGGGGTGCTGACCGCGAAATACACCGCCGGCCAGGCACCGGCGGAGGACAGCCGCGCCGGGCGCGGCGACAAGCGGATCATGCAATCGGAGTGGCGCGAGGAGAGCCTCGTCATCGCCCGGACGATCAGGGAGCATGCCGCGCGCAAGGGGCTGACGCCGGTCCAGTTCGCGGTGCGCTGGGTCCTGAACAACGCCTTCGTCACGGCGGCGATCGCGGGCCCGCGCACCTTCGAGCAGTGGGAAGGCTATCTTTCCGCGCTCGATGCCGGATTCGATGCCGAAGACGAGGCGCTGATCGACCGGCTCGTGCCGCCGGGCCACCCCTCGACGCCCGGCTACAGCGATCCGGCCTATCCGCTGGAAGGGCGCGTCAGCCGCGTCTGA